The Astatotilapia calliptera chromosome 14, fAstCal1.2, whole genome shotgun sequence genome includes a region encoding these proteins:
- the LOC113036879 gene encoding olfactory receptor 11A1-like, whose product MERRMTVNSSQSSFLVFSAYFDSGHLKYLFFVIVMSLYFLIITANVLLIVVICVNRSLHEPMYMFLCSLFVNELYGSAGLFPFLLLQILSDVHTVSAPLCFLQVFSVYSYGSVEFASLAVMSYDRYLAICYPLEYNMRTTSFKVAMLIALSWLSPFLAIVVLMSLLVPLQLCGNIINKVYCDNYSIVKLACSDTTVNNIYGLIATSLTILCPVSLILYTYMRILKICFSGSKQTRQKAVSTCTPHLASLLNFSFGCFFEILQSRFNMNSVPSMLRIFLSLYFLTCQPVFNPLMYGLTLSKISLTCKKLLCADM is encoded by the coding sequence atggagaggaggatgacgGTAAACTCATCTCAGAGTTCATTCTTGGTGTTCAGTGCCTATTTTGACAGCGGgcatttgaaatatttattttttgtgatcgttatgtctttatattttttaatcattactGCCAATGTCCTGCTGATTGTGGTTATCTGTGTGAACAGAAGCTTACATGAACCTATGTACATGTTTCTGTGCAGCCTGTTTGTGAATGAGCTGTATGGTAGTGCAGGGCTGTTTCCATTCCTCCTGCTTCAGATCCTCTCTGATGTTCACACTGTTTCTGCTCCTCTCTGCTTCCTGCAGGTTTTTTCTGTCTACTCTTACGGCTCTGTAGAATTTGCCAGCTTAGCTGTAATGTCTTATGACAGATATCTTGCTATTTGTTATCCTTTGGAATATAACATGCGAACGACATCCTTCAAGGTGGCCATGCTTATTGCTCTAAGTTGGTTGTCTCCTTTCCTTGCAATTGTTGTTCTTATGTCCTTACTTGTCCCTCTGCAGCTGTGTGGGAACATCATTAACAAAGTGTACTGTGACAACTACTCCATTGTTAAACTGGCCTGTTCTGACACCACAGTCAATAACATCTATGGACTCATTGCCACTTCTCTCACGATCCTATGCCCTGTATCTCTGATTCTCTACACCTACATGAGGATccttaaaatctgtttttctggaTCCAAACAGACCCGACAGAAAGCCGTCAGCACCTGCACGCCTCACCTCGCTTCTCTGCTCAACTTTTCCTTCGGCTGCTTTTTTGAAATTCTGCAGAGCAGGTTTAACATGAACAGTGTACCCAGCATGCTGAGgatatttttatcattataCTTTCTAACATGTCAACCTGTATTCAACCCTTTAATGTATGGACTGACCCTGTCCAAAATCTCTCTCACCTGCAAAAAACTACTCTGTGCTGACATGTAA